The following coding sequences lie in one Archaeoglobus neptunius genomic window:
- a CDS encoding CDP-alcohol phosphatidyltransferase family protein, with protein MLSKIKPLTTELAKPVATLLGRAGVKPNHLTALGLIFGFAAAYYIVQGRIFFAAILVMISSICDLLDGALARTAGMKTDFGAYLDSVTDRYVDVLLFISLGIYGVDWVVIAAALSGALLVSYTRARAENVIPKCDVGIAERSERLLILLIGMLTGYIYEAVLVIAVLSHITAVHRVGYTYFKMREEKS; from the coding sequence ATGTTGAGCAAAATTAAACCTCTCACCACCGAGCTGGCAAAGCCAGTTGCAACGCTGCTTGGGCGCGCAGGTGTCAAACCCAACCATCTCACTGCACTGGGACTTATTTTTGGATTTGCTGCAGCATACTACATTGTACAGGGCAGGATCTTTTTTGCTGCCATCCTGGTGATGATCAGCAGCATCTGCGATCTCCTTGATGGCGCTCTGGCAAGAACTGCCGGCATGAAAACGGACTTTGGAGCGTATCTGGATTCTGTAACTGACAGATACGTTGACGTTCTGCTTTTCATTTCTCTCGGAATTTACGGTGTGGACTGGGTCGTCATAGCAGCGGCCCTGAGCGGTGCTTTGCTTGTAAGCTACACCAGGGCCAGAGCCGAGAACGTGATTCCGAAATGTGATGTCGGGATAGCGGAAAGAAGTGAAAGGCTGTTGATACTCCTGATCGGAATGCTGACGGGATACATCTATGAGGCTGTGCTGGTAATTGCGGTTTTAAGTCACATCACTGCTGTGCACAGGGTCGGCTACACCTACTTCAAGATGAGAGAAGAAAAATCCTAA
- a CDS encoding Lrp/AsnC family transcriptional regulator, which yields MTKIIDIDEKDRMILELLEKDPEMSQSEIAKVVGLSQPSVGSRIKKLKELGVISHAYGLNIKKSGLYVLKVDVKCKKPSEILSKLSKCPFFLNGFIVAGDKNLTLFLSGEDLTTLEAIVDKHIRAEPEVYNVEAGIIVRSEKDAVMPVKMYIEKSRNVPCGEEVNCTTCEYWRIDLCLGCPVTGHYKGKIWK from the coding sequence ATGACAAAGATTATAGACATTGATGAAAAGGACAGGATGATTCTTGAACTGCTCGAAAAAGATCCTGAGATGTCCCAGAGCGAAATTGCAAAGGTGGTGGGACTTTCACAGCCATCGGTAGGTAGCAGGATTAAGAAACTGAAAGAGCTTGGAGTTATAAGTCACGCATACGGACTGAACATCAAAAAGTCGGGACTCTACGTGCTGAAGGTGGACGTAAAGTGCAAAAAACCAAGTGAGATACTTTCAAAGCTTTCCAAGTGTCCTTTTTTCCTTAACGGCTTTATTGTTGCCGGAGACAAAAATCTTACCCTTTTCCTCAGTGGCGAGGACCTCACAACTCTCGAGGCGATAGTTGACAAGCACATAAGGGCAGAACCGGAAGTGTACAACGTCGAAGCGGGGATAATTGTAAGGTCAGAGAAAGATGCGGTAATGCCCGTTAAAATGTACATTGAGAAGTCCAGGAACGTACCCTGCGGAGAAGAGGTCAACTGCACAACTTGCGAATACTGGAGAATAGACCTCTGCCTGGGTTGCCCTGTTACAGGGCACTACAAGGGCAAAATCTGGAAATGA
- a CDS encoding ribbon-helix-helix protein, CopG family, producing the protein MRNPVRVTIAFDDESFSIFEELKRKLGVSQSEIIRRVIKFYSEYMFLERLDRERVATYVEMLAEGEHVILDIDHWVSFLEFLETHPNEKEFWRLHKEIAEAHAEEFKGKDMEYILKRLEACNFFRLQIKEREYVLLLNHEKTKKFVREMLEVVLEKMGFEYEMKEDLMKLRIRI; encoded by the coding sequence ATGCGAAATCCAGTAAGGGTAACAATTGCATTTGATGATGAAAGCTTCAGCATCTTTGAAGAGCTGAAGAGGAAACTGGGCGTGTCGCAGAGTGAGATTATCAGGCGTGTAATAAAATTCTACAGTGAATACATGTTTCTGGAAAGATTGGATAGGGAGAGGGTAGCAACATATGTTGAAATGCTTGCTGAAGGAGAGCACGTGATACTGGATATTGATCACTGGGTCTCATTTCTTGAGTTTCTGGAAACTCATCCGAATGAAAAGGAGTTCTGGAGATTGCACAAGGAGATTGCAGAAGCACATGCTGAGGAATTTAAAGGAAAAGATATGGAATACATTCTTAAGCGACTTGAAGCATGCAATTTTTTCAGATTGCAAATTAAGGAGAGGGAATACGTTCTGTTACTAAACCATGAGAAGACAAAAAAATTTGTAAGGGAAATGCTGGAGGTTGTTCTGGAGAAGATGGGATTCGAATATGAAATGAAGGAGGATCTGATGAAGCTCAGAATAAGAATTTAG
- a CDS encoding ABC transporter permease, which yields MYFELAKRNLERAKVRSLLAVVGIFIGVMAVSAIGIFGESLKATVLSNFEDVANELIVSPNAQEGYRYIAEKDINAIKKLPYVDTAIAIKSDYLLVEAKKRRAYMVVYGMDEKDVGEMFKAEKGVIRLKGSCVIGKRIADAAKIRVNSKIAINGREFRVSAILEDSGARFDINPNSAIFLSPKDFEKVSNAGYTMVIVRAESIEKVEKLKKEIEKRLNSRDEKVVVFDLKIILDRIEEAFSQINTFLMAIASISLLVAGVSILNIMLMSTIERTKEIGVMRAIGAYRTTILRIFLLEALILGIIGSVTGGMLSIIAGYLIDYAILKDVTYVFQPSTLLYIILGFSVGVATSIISGLYPAWKASRLEPIEALRFE from the coding sequence ATGTACTTCGAGCTGGCTAAAAGAAACCTTGAAAGGGCAAAGGTCAGGAGTTTGCTTGCTGTAGTTGGAATATTCATCGGTGTGATGGCTGTTTCTGCAATTGGAATTTTTGGAGAGAGTTTGAAGGCCACTGTCCTCTCCAATTTCGAGGATGTGGCCAATGAGCTGATAGTATCTCCCAATGCTCAGGAGGGCTACAGGTACATTGCCGAGAAGGATATCAACGCAATAAAAAAACTCCCGTATGTCGATACTGCCATCGCCATCAAATCTGACTATTTACTTGTTGAGGCCAAAAAAAGAAGGGCATACATGGTCGTTTACGGGATGGACGAGAAAGATGTTGGTGAAATGTTCAAGGCTGAGAAGGGAGTCATAAGGCTGAAGGGCAGTTGTGTTATTGGAAAAAGGATTGCAGATGCTGCCAAAATCAGAGTTAACTCCAAGATCGCTATCAACGGGAGAGAATTCAGAGTTTCTGCCATACTTGAGGACAGCGGAGCAAGATTCGACATAAATCCGAACTCGGCCATTTTCCTCTCCCCCAAAGACTTCGAAAAGGTTTCCAACGCAGGGTACACCATGGTGATCGTAAGGGCTGAGAGTATTGAAAAGGTGGAGAAGCTGAAGAAGGAAATAGAAAAAAGGTTGAACAGCAGAGATGAAAAAGTGGTTGTTTTCGATCTCAAAATAATTCTGGACAGGATAGAGGAAGCATTTTCTCAGATTAACACATTCCTCATGGCAATTGCTTCAATCTCACTTCTTGTTGCCGGGGTCAGCATACTGAACATAATGCTGATGTCAACCATCGAGAGGACGAAGGAGATAGGAGTTATGAGGGCAATCGGCGCTTACAGAACTACAATTCTCAGAATATTTCTCCTTGAAGCTTTAATTCTCGGGATTATTGGGAGCGTGACCGGTGGTATGCTGAGTATAATTGCGGGATATCTGATAGACTACGCCATACTCAAGGATGTGACCTACGTTTTCCAGCCCTCAACACTCCTATACATCATCCTGGGATTCTCGGTAGGAGTCGCAACGTCGATTATCAGCGGCCTCTATCCTGCGTGGAAGGCAAGCAGACTTGAGCCAATTGAGGCACTGAGGTTCGAGTAG
- a CDS encoding ABC transporter ATP-binding protein yields MMVVELLDVYKIYKTEYYEVRALDGISMEVESGEFVIVMGPSGSGKSTLLHLIGCLDRPTSGKVLINGVETANLDDNRLTELRRDTIGFVFQSYNLIPTLTALENVELPMIFRGVGRGERERKAKELLTIVGLEDGMNRRPNELSGGQQQRVAIARALANDPKILLCDEPTGNLDTKSGEQVLKIIKEQNEDRGVTVILVTHDPSLAKFGNLIIRLKDGKIDSVER; encoded by the coding sequence ATGATGGTTGTTGAGCTTCTTGACGTGTACAAAATATACAAAACGGAATACTACGAGGTTAGAGCGCTTGATGGAATTTCTATGGAAGTTGAAAGCGGTGAATTCGTCATCGTGATGGGCCCTTCGGGAAGCGGAAAATCAACACTCCTTCACCTCATTGGGTGTCTTGACAGACCCACTTCGGGAAAAGTGCTGATAAATGGAGTCGAAACGGCAAATCTCGATGATAATAGACTTACAGAGCTGAGGAGAGATACAATCGGGTTTGTTTTTCAGAGCTACAACCTCATTCCCACTCTAACGGCTCTTGAAAATGTGGAACTCCCTATGATATTCAGAGGTGTTGGCAGAGGTGAGAGGGAGAGAAAGGCCAAAGAACTTCTAACCATTGTTGGACTTGAAGATGGTATGAACAGGAGACCCAACGAGCTGAGCGGAGGGCAGCAGCAGAGGGTGGCGATTGCGAGAGCATTAGCAAACGATCCAAAAATACTTCTCTGCGATGAGCCAACCGGAAACCTCGACACAAAGTCCGGTGAGCAGGTTTTGAAAATAATCAAGGAGCAGAACGAGGATAGAGGCGTTACGGTAATACTTGTAACTCATGACCCGAGTCTTGCTAAATTCGGAAACCTCATTATCAGGTTGAAGGACGGGAAAATAGATAGTGTGGAGAGATAA